The nucleotide sequence CGGCTGGATCGACACCCCCTTCAACCAGCCCGCCATCGACTTCATGGGCGGGCGCGACTCGCAGGAGGAGGCCGTCCAACAGGTCGTCCCCCTCGGGCGGCAAGGCGTTCCCGAGGAGGTGGCGGGAGGCGTGCTCTTCCTGGCCTCCGACGCTTCGTCGTACATGACCGGCCAGCTGCTGGTCATCGACGGCGGCGTCGCCTGAACGACGCGGTGAACCAACTCCAACCACGCATGGCAACTCTTTAAGGAAACGCACATGAGCAGACGTAAGCCGACGGCTCGCCCGTCGCACCTCAGCTTCCCCTCCATAGACGTGTCCCGCCGTGGCTTCCTCGGGGGCGCCGCAGCCCTCGGAGGTACGGCACTGCTCGCTGCCTGTGGCGGCGGGGGCGGCGCCAGCGGCAGTTCCCCGACCAAGGTCGACACCTCGAAGATCGACCCCGGCGCGGGCAAGGCACTGCAGGGCATCTTCGGACCCGGTGGCAAGGCAGGCGGCTCCGGAGTCACACTGTCCGCCGGCATGCTGCTGGCGATGACGGGGCAGGGCTCCTTCTTCGGCAAGGTGATGAGCCAGGGCGCCAAGCTCGCGGCGGCCCAGATCAAGGCAGCGGACGGGATCACGTACGACATCCACATCGGCGATCACAAGAGCGGTGACGTTCCGGCCGCGCTCAGCTCAACGCGGCAACTTGTCACCCAGAACAAGATCAAGGTTTTGCAGACCTCGTACGGCGCTCCCAGCGAGGCGATCGTCCCGCTGATCGGCCAGAACAAGCTGCTCTCCTTCAACGGCGGCGGCTCCAGCCCGGGCCAGGTCGGCAAGCCGTTCCTGTGGCAGACCCGGATGATCTTCGGCGACGACCCGTGCCCCGGCGCCCTGGCCTGGATCGCCAAGACGTTCCCGAAGGCCAGGAAGCTGGCGATCATCGGCACCCAGGAGAACGGCGTCACGGGGGCCAAGACCATCGCCCCCGCGGCCTGGAAGCGCCTCACGGGCGGCTCGGTCGTCGCCAACGAGCAGCACGACGTGGGTGCCACCGACTTCAGCTCGATCGTCGCGCGCATCAAGTCCGCCCGTCCGGACGCGATCCTGACCTTCAGCTTCGGCGACGACGTGGGCTACCTCGTCAAGCAGCTCAGGGAAGCCAACGTCAAGGTGCCGATCATGGGCATCGAGTTCACCGGGCAGGCCGCGAAGGTCGCCGGTGCGGCGTACGACACGTACACCTTCGCGACCGACTTCTACGACCCGAAGAACCCGAACCCCTGGAACAAGGTGTTCGTCGACGGTCACAAGAAGATGTTCGGCGAGGACCCCGAGTACTACGGGGCCAACTACTACGAAGAGGTCTTCTTCGTCTGGGAGCTGGTTCGTCGCGTCCTGGCGGACGGCGGTGACGCGACCGACACCACCACGTTGCAGAAGGCGCTGGTGGCGAACCCGAAGTTCAAGTCCCTGTACGGGGGCGACGCGAGCGCGCCCGGGGAGGTCGAGTTCAGTACGGCCGACCACACCATCTCCAAGCCCATGGGCGTGTTCAAGGTCGTCGGCGGACAGCCCGTGAAGATCGCCGACATCGTCAAGCTCGCCTCGGGAGCAGACCCGGCAAAGACGCTGGTCTGACCAGACCGACCGAGGAGCACCATGGATCTCACTCTCTTGGCCCAGCTCACCGTGTCCGGCGTCGTCGTCGGGTCCACCTACGCCCTTCTGGGGGTGAGCTTCGGCGTCATCTACGCCACCACGAAGATCTTCCACCTCGCCCATGCGGTGGCGTACGCCGGTGCGGCGTACGCGGCGGTGTGGTCGGCCGATTCCCTGGGACTGCCCTTCTGGCCCGCACTCGCGGTCGGACTGATCGCGGCCGTGCTGCTCGGGCTCGGCATCGAGAAGCTCTTCTACGCGCCCATGCGCAGGCGGAACGCGACGTTGCTGACCATCTTCCTGGTGTCTCTCGGCATCAGCGTCGCGTTCCCCAACCTGCTCCAGCTCATGTTCGGGCCGGAGAACCAGACCCTTCCCCGGCCGGACAACCCGACCTACGGACTGGGCTCGGTCACGGTCTCGCGACACGACATCGTCACCGTCGCGATCGCGTGGCTGCTCATCGCCGCAGTGGCCACGTTCATCGCACGGACCCGGTTCGGGCGGTCCATCACCGCGATGCGCACGAATCCCACCATGGCCGAGGCGGTCGGCATCGACGGCCGCCGCGTCTACTCGGTGGTGTTCGTCGTCGGAAGCCTGTTGGCCGGCGTTGCCGGGCTGCTGTTCACCGCCAAGGGCGTCGCCACGCCCACCATGGGGCTCCAGCCCACACTCATCGGCTTCATCGCCGCCTTCCTGGGCGGCATCGGATCACAGTGGGGAGCGGCTCTGGGCGGGCTGGCCCTCGGGCTGATCAGCAGCTGGAGTGCGCTGTATCTCCAGGTCGACTACGGGCCCGTCGTGGTCTTCGGCGCCATGTTCCTCGTCCTGCTCGTACGGCCGCAGGGCCTTCTCGGAAAGGCCGCCGCCTGATGAGCTACTACGCCGACGTCGCCATCTCGATCCTCATCCTCATGACGCTCGGGGTGTCCCTGAACCTCCTGCTCGGCTACGCCGGACGGGTTTCCATGGCGCACGCCATCTTCTTCGGCATCGGCGGCTTCACCGCCGCCCGGCTGACGCTGCCCACGGCGGGCGACCTGGGAGGGGCGGCGACGGCGGGCTTGCAGACCGGCGCCGGCTGGAACTGGTTCCCCGCGCTGATCGCAGCCGTCGTCATGGCCTTCCTGGCCGCCCTGGTGATCTCCATCCCCGCGGTCCGGCTGGTCCGCGGGGAGTACCTGATCCTGCTGACCCTCGCCTTCCAGCTGGTCGCCAACCAGCTGATGGGCGTACTGGACTCGGTCACCGGCGGCCCCTACGGTCTCTCCGGCATCCCGCCCATCCAGATCGGCAGCACGGTACTGCTTGCCCCTGAGCAGGTCTTCTGGGTGATGCTCCTCGCTGCCGCGCTCGCCGTCGCCGTCTGCTGGGGGCTGGGCGAATCGCCGTTCGGACGACTCCTCAAGGGCATCCGGGAGCACGAATCAGCGGTCTCGAGCGTCGGCAAGAACCCCGTTGTCCCGGAGCTGCTCGCCTTCAGCATCAGCGCCGCCGTCGCAGGCGGCATGGGCGCCCTGGCCGCGTTCTACTACGGGTCCGTCGTCCCCAGCAACTACTCCCTCACCTACTCGATCCTCATCGTGTCCGTCGTCGTCCTCGGCGGCATCGGCAACCTATGGGGCCCGGTCGTCGGAGCGATCGCGCTCGGGCTGCTCGAACCGGTGCTGCGCAAGTACGTCGGCGACTCCGCCATCCCGTGGCAGGCCGTCATCTACGGAGCGGCGCTCGTCCTGATGATGCGGCTGCGGCCCGAGGGCCTGCTCCCGGAAGGCATCGGACGCGGCCGGCTGCCGGGCAGGCGGAACAAAGCGCCCGCCATGCTGCCGACGGAGCAGGAGGCTCTCGCCCGGCTGCCCCACGCCGATGCGGAGGACTCCTCAAGCCGGTCGGGCGAACCGATCGTCCAGGTCCAGGGTCTCGCCAAGAGCTTCGGCGGGCTGAAAGCGGTCAGCGGCGCGACCTTCACGCTCCAGCGGGGCCAGGTCACGGCACTCATCGGCCCCAACGGCGCCGGGAAGACGACGATCTTCAACATGATCTGCGGGACCCTCCGCGCCGACGAGGGACGGGTGTACCTCCGTGGCGAGGACGTGACCGGCAAGCCGGCCCACCGACTGGTCCACAAGGGCCTTGCCCGCTCGTTCCAGGACGTCCGCGTGTGCCAGCGGCTGACCGCGCTCGACAACGTGGCCATGGGCGTGCAGGACCAGCCCGGTGAGCGCGTCAGCCGACTCGTACTGCGGCCGTTCGCGTCGCGGGCCGCGGAGGTTCGTGTGCGTCAGAAGGCGCTCGACTGTCTGGCGCTGCTCGGCATCGCCGACCGCGCGCACCTGCGGGTGAGCGAGCTGTCGTACGGCGACCAGAAGCTCGTCGCCATCGCCCGGCTCCTGGCCACCGACTGCGACGTGCTCCTCCTCGACGAACCGACCAGCGGCGTCGACCCCGCCAGCGTCGAGAAGGTCATCGACGGGATCGCCCGCCTGCGGGACCTCGGCCACACCGTCTGCCTGGTGGAGCACAGCGTGCACTTCGTGCAGCGGCTGGCCGACCGGGCGGTCTTCCTCGACCAGGGGGCGGTCATCGCCGAGGGCACGGTGGACGAGCTGATGGGCCGCCGCGAGCTCGCCGAACTCTACTTCGGGACGTGAATCACATGACCAACCAGACCGTGGAACGAGCCGTGAAACCACTGCTCTCCGGCCGCGGCATCACCGCCGGTTACGGCAAGCGCCGTGTCCTGTCCGACGTGAGCGTCCATGTGGCGCCCGGTGAGGTCGTCGGCGTGCTCGGACACAACGGCGCGGGAAAGACCACGCTGCTCAAGACCCTGATCCGCATCAGGCCTCTGATCTCCGGCGACATCGAGTTCGACGGCGAACAGGTCGAGCGTGCTTCCAGCGTTCAGATGGTGCGCCGTGGAATGTCGATCACACCGGCCGAGCAGCCCATCTTCCGGGACCTCACCGTCGACCAGAACCTGGAACTCGGCGCTTCCGGAGTATCCGACCG is from Streptomyces sp. NBC_01314 and encodes:
- a CDS encoding ABC transporter substrate-binding protein is translated as MSRRKPTARPSHLSFPSIDVSRRGFLGGAAALGGTALLAACGGGGGASGSSPTKVDTSKIDPGAGKALQGIFGPGGKAGGSGVTLSAGMLLAMTGQGSFFGKVMSQGAKLAAAQIKAADGITYDIHIGDHKSGDVPAALSSTRQLVTQNKIKVLQTSYGAPSEAIVPLIGQNKLLSFNGGGSSPGQVGKPFLWQTRMIFGDDPCPGALAWIAKTFPKARKLAIIGTQENGVTGAKTIAPAAWKRLTGGSVVANEQHDVGATDFSSIVARIKSARPDAILTFSFGDDVGYLVKQLREANVKVPIMGIEFTGQAAKVAGAAYDTYTFATDFYDPKNPNPWNKVFVDGHKKMFGEDPEYYGANYYEEVFFVWELVRRVLADGGDATDTTTLQKALVANPKFKSLYGGDASAPGEVEFSTADHTISKPMGVFKVVGGQPVKIADIVKLASGADPAKTLV
- a CDS encoding branched-chain amino acid ABC transporter permease, which codes for MDLTLLAQLTVSGVVVGSTYALLGVSFGVIYATTKIFHLAHAVAYAGAAYAAVWSADSLGLPFWPALAVGLIAAVLLGLGIEKLFYAPMRRRNATLLTIFLVSLGISVAFPNLLQLMFGPENQTLPRPDNPTYGLGSVTVSRHDIVTVAIAWLLIAAVATFIARTRFGRSITAMRTNPTMAEAVGIDGRRVYSVVFVVGSLLAGVAGLLFTAKGVATPTMGLQPTLIGFIAAFLGGIGSQWGAALGGLALGLISSWSALYLQVDYGPVVVFGAMFLVLLVRPQGLLGKAAA
- a CDS encoding ATP-binding cassette domain-containing protein, whose translation is MSYYADVAISILILMTLGVSLNLLLGYAGRVSMAHAIFFGIGGFTAARLTLPTAGDLGGAATAGLQTGAGWNWFPALIAAVVMAFLAALVISIPAVRLVRGEYLILLTLAFQLVANQLMGVLDSVTGGPYGLSGIPPIQIGSTVLLAPEQVFWVMLLAAALAVAVCWGLGESPFGRLLKGIREHESAVSSVGKNPVVPELLAFSISAAVAGGMGALAAFYYGSVVPSNYSLTYSILIVSVVVLGGIGNLWGPVVGAIALGLLEPVLRKYVGDSAIPWQAVIYGAALVLMMRLRPEGLLPEGIGRGRLPGRRNKAPAMLPTEQEALARLPHADAEDSSSRSGEPIVQVQGLAKSFGGLKAVSGATFTLQRGQVTALIGPNGAGKTTIFNMICGTLRADEGRVYLRGEDVTGKPAHRLVHKGLARSFQDVRVCQRLTALDNVAMGVQDQPGERVSRLVLRPFASRAAEVRVRQKALDCLALLGIADRAHLRVSELSYGDQKLVAIARLLATDCDVLLLDEPTSGVDPASVEKVIDGIARLRDLGHTVCLVEHSVHFVQRLADRAVFLDQGAVIAEGTVDELMGRRELAELYFGT